A single region of the Streptomyces sp. NBC_00425 genome encodes:
- a CDS encoding ATP-binding protein produces the protein MTVEELVAAVVALAIVSAKRLGAGLADRAVEGVEQSVADRLGRLYRWIVGRLPGEEGAALVEEAGRSSAAQAQLRRRLVLALGEDPVGVEELRMLLSPHALALLSESFGIPRQLPPALADFTGRGQEVARLVEAAERPGGCRVCLVHGPGGIGKTSVVVQASHQLMQFFPDGQLFVDLNGAEERAAAVGEVLGDFLAALGTPRGRIPDDVAGRTRQFRTELADRRVLIVLDNAASEQQVGALIPGGSSCVVLITSRQALATLAVDERVALPGLDEGAAWDLLRRISGPDRVDEDPEAGRAVVGLCSGLPLALRIAGARLATFPARTLDSFARDLADDHRRLDVLSLGERSVRAVFRVGYEALPSLQRRAFRLLSALDTPDLPTWALSPLLDVDADAADACLEGLLLAHLVQARRGGTGGQRLVLHDLARGFSKEMAAEQSVGEADSAVRRLLGALLSAADAADAQLRPAGARHSGRDGAVRRSPPEDAVAGDVWEAVHWFEAERAVLVAAVTHAHARGWWELCWEITDAMSIALEHQWRWDISGQVHGLALDAADRLRDGQARAALLRNLGEALRDGGDDLDRAAECFSEAIALFRSSGDAHGESDALGNLGILQRQQGALREAERTLTAAELRFRALPLERGLAWTLREKAVISRHHARYTQALAQLDEAQALFAANEEIRGVGWILRTRADTEKESTTGGCPLPRRWYGGPWPGCPATSRPAQDPRWAAARTHYEDAAQILHAVRDHRGHTWVTLGLADMALYEGDHTAAELIRRALQETDACGDHRGHSRALTLQALLLAEANRLSDAITLAEQALATFRDHAGAAQASFRLARLYGAAGRHQDVLRTLQQSRTHHHAAGIPFPALADPELAKSLTHPVPRARRFRRPQ, from the coding sequence ATGACGGTTGAGGAGCTCGTGGCGGCAGTTGTCGCTTTGGCGATCGTGTCTGCGAAGAGGCTGGGCGCTGGTCTGGCGGATCGTGCGGTGGAGGGTGTGGAGCAGTCGGTGGCCGACCGGCTGGGGCGGCTGTACCGGTGGATCGTCGGACGGTTGCCTGGTGAGGAGGGTGCGGCCCTGGTCGAGGAGGCGGGTCGTTCTTCTGCTGCACAGGCTCAGCTGAGACGGCGGCTGGTACTGGCTCTGGGTGAGGATCCCGTAGGCGTTGAGGAATTGCGGATGCTGCTATCGCCGCACGCGCTGGCTCTTCTTTCGGAATCGTTCGGTATCCCGCGTCAGTTGCCGCCGGCGCTGGCGGATTTCACTGGGCGCGGCCAGGAGGTGGCGCGGCTGGTGGAGGCTGCTGAGCGTCCTGGCGGGTGCAGGGTGTGTCTGGTGCACGGGCCGGGTGGGATCGGCAAGACATCTGTCGTGGTGCAGGCTTCTCACCAGCTGATGCAGTTTTTCCCCGACGGTCAGCTCTTCGTCGATCTGAACGGGGCGGAGGAACGTGCTGCTGCTGTGGGCGAGGTCCTTGGCGACTTCCTAGCGGCTCTGGGGACACCGCGCGGAAGAATCCCCGATGATGTGGCCGGGCGGACACGGCAGTTCCGTACGGAGTTGGCCGATCGGCGTGTCCTGATCGTCCTGGACAACGCGGCCAGTGAACAGCAGGTAGGTGCGCTGATTCCGGGTGGGTCTTCGTGCGTTGTCCTGATCACCAGCCGACAGGCCCTTGCCACGCTGGCCGTTGATGAGCGCGTCGCTTTGCCGGGGTTGGACGAGGGCGCCGCCTGGGACTTGTTGAGACGGATCAGCGGCCCGGACCGGGTGGACGAGGACCCTGAAGCAGGCCGCGCTGTGGTCGGTCTGTGCAGCGGGCTCCCGCTGGCCCTTCGTATCGCGGGAGCGCGGCTGGCCACCTTTCCCGCGCGTACCTTGGACTCGTTCGCCCGCGATCTGGCCGACGACCACCGGAGGCTGGATGTGCTGAGCCTGGGCGAGCGCAGCGTACGGGCGGTCTTCCGCGTCGGTTATGAGGCGCTACCGTCGTTGCAGCGGCGTGCGTTCCGGCTGTTGTCGGCCCTGGACACTCCCGACCTGCCGACGTGGGCGCTGTCGCCTCTACTGGACGTGGACGCCGATGCGGCCGACGCGTGCCTGGAGGGACTCCTGCTGGCTCATCTCGTGCAGGCTCGCCGCGGCGGGACAGGCGGCCAGCGCCTCGTGCTGCATGATCTCGCGCGTGGGTTTTCCAAGGAGATGGCGGCCGAGCAGTCGGTGGGCGAGGCCGACAGCGCCGTGCGGCGTCTGCTCGGTGCCCTCCTCAGCGCGGCCGACGCAGCCGATGCGCAGTTACGGCCGGCAGGTGCCCGGCACAGCGGCCGTGACGGGGCAGTCCGTCGTTCCCCGCCGGAGGACGCCGTGGCAGGTGACGTGTGGGAGGCCGTCCATTGGTTTGAAGCCGAGCGTGCCGTTCTGGTGGCAGCCGTCACCCACGCTCACGCTCGCGGGTGGTGGGAGCTGTGCTGGGAGATCACCGACGCGATGAGCATCGCTCTTGAGCATCAATGGCGCTGGGACATCAGCGGTCAGGTCCACGGGCTCGCTTTGGACGCGGCCGACCGGCTGAGGGATGGCCAGGCCCGTGCCGCGCTGCTGCGCAACCTCGGCGAAGCCCTGCGCGACGGCGGCGATGACCTGGACAGGGCCGCAGAGTGCTTCAGCGAAGCGATCGCTCTCTTCCGCAGCTCAGGCGACGCACACGGCGAAAGCGACGCCCTGGGCAACCTGGGAATCCTGCAGCGCCAGCAAGGCGCACTGCGGGAAGCCGAGCGAACCCTCACCGCGGCCGAGCTGCGCTTCCGGGCCCTGCCACTGGAGCGCGGGCTGGCCTGGACCCTGCGGGAAAAGGCGGTGATCAGCCGGCACCACGCTCGATACACCCAAGCCCTCGCTCAACTCGACGAAGCCCAGGCTCTGTTCGCTGCCAACGAGGAAATCCGTGGCGTCGGCTGGATCCTGCGCACCCGCGCCGATACCGAGAAGGAGAGCACGACGGGCGGCTGCCCGCTCCCTCGCCGCTGGTATGGAGGCCCTTGGCCCGGATGCCCCGCCACGAGTCGTCCTGCACAGGATCCGCGATGGGCCGCGGCCCGCACCCACTACGAGGACGCTGCCCAAATCCTGCACGCCGTCCGGGACCACCGCGGGCACACCTGGGTCACTTTGGGGCTGGCAGACATGGCCCTCTATGAAGGCGACCACACCGCCGCAGAACTGATCAGGCGTGCGCTCCAGGAGACCGACGCCTGCGGCGACCATCGAGGCCACAGCAGGGCATTGACCCTCCAAGCTCTGCTGCTCGCCGAGGCAAACCGCCTCAGCGACGCCATCACGCTGGCAGAACAGGCCCTCGCCACTTTCCGCGACCACGCCGGCGCCGCTCAGGCCAGCTTCCGCCTGGCCCGCCTCTACGGCGCCGCCGGCCGGCACCAAGACGTCCTCCGCACACTGCAGCAGTCCCGCACCCATCACCACGCCGCCGGCATACCTTTTCCCGCCCTTGCCGACCCCGAACTCGCCAAGAGCCTCACCCACCCCGTGCCCCGCGCCCGGCGCTTCCGCCGGCCTCAGTGA
- a CDS encoding IS110 family transposase — translation MTTRQRSTSSSTDPPVRREVVLGVDTHGEVHVAAAVSPLGKILGTESFPATAAGYRQLLVWARKRGTVRRAGVEGTGTFGAGLSRYLLAQRVEVFEVNRPDRTARRLLGKSDPLDAQAAARAVLSGRARARAKTGDGPVHSARMYKLAKDSAVKARTQAINQLKAVLVIADPALRERLSNLGNAELFRTCARFSPCDGGGDEDAVTQATHMTLRLLAERIEQLTGQIDELNRRLTRLVEHHAPQLLVPVGIGPDSAVTLLITMGDNPERLNTEASFAALCGVSPVEYSSGRRSTRRLNHGGDRQANAALHRIVFTRLRHDPRTQAYYERRTQEGKTRREIIRCLKRYAAREVFNLVRPVSRTPGL, via the coding sequence ATGACGACCCGACAGCGCAGTACCTCCTCGAGCACGGATCCGCCCGTTCGGCGCGAGGTCGTTCTGGGCGTGGACACGCACGGTGAGGTGCATGTTGCCGCCGCGGTCTCCCCGCTCGGGAAGATCCTGGGTACCGAGTCCTTTCCGGCCACGGCGGCCGGCTACCGACAGCTGCTCGTCTGGGCCCGCAAGCGGGGGACGGTGCGCCGGGCCGGCGTGGAGGGCACGGGCACCTTCGGCGCGGGCCTGTCCCGCTACCTGCTGGCTCAGCGTGTCGAGGTGTTCGAAGTGAACCGGCCCGACCGCACGGCTCGTCGTCTGCTCGGGAAGTCGGACCCGCTCGATGCGCAGGCTGCTGCGCGGGCTGTGCTCAGCGGTCGCGCCCGGGCGCGGGCCAAAACCGGCGACGGTCCGGTGCACAGCGCCCGGATGTACAAGCTCGCCAAGGACTCCGCGGTTAAGGCCCGCACCCAGGCGATCAACCAGCTCAAAGCCGTCCTGGTCATAGCCGACCCCGCCTTGCGGGAACGGCTGTCGAACCTCGGCAATGCCGAGCTGTTCCGCACCTGCGCGCGCTTCAGCCCGTGCGACGGTGGGGGAGACGAGGACGCGGTGACCCAGGCCACCCACATGACGCTGCGCTTGCTCGCCGAGCGCATCGAACAACTCACCGGGCAGATCGATGAGCTGAACCGGCGCCTGACCCGGCTCGTCGAACACCACGCCCCGCAGCTGCTCGTACCGGTGGGCATCGGCCCGGACAGTGCCGTCACTCTACTGATCACCATGGGAGACAACCCCGAGCGGCTGAACACCGAGGCATCCTTTGCCGCCCTTTGCGGAGTCAGCCCCGTCGAGTACTCCTCGGGCCGGCGGAGCACGCGCCGGCTCAACCACGGCGGCGACCGCCAGGCGAACGCCGCCCTGCACCGCATCGTGTTCACTCGGCTGCGCCACGACCCGCGCACCCAGGCGTACTACGAACGCCGCACGCAGGAGGGCAAGACCCGACGTGAGATCATCCGATGCCTCAAGCGGTATGCCGCCCGAGAGGTCTTCAACCTGGTCAGACCGGTTTCCCGCACCCCCGGGTTATAG
- a CDS encoding SDR family NAD(P)-dependent oxidoreductase yields MTSIAIIGAGPQLGLAIARTFGSQGFDVALISRNREKLDSLVGTLTGEDITAAAFPADVLDRDALTQALKDAAAKFGSIDVLEYSPVGTFGSTAMTTPADTEPSHVQHEIEFQLYGAIAATKAVLPAMREAGAGTLLYTTGAGSIDPVPQVGNVNAAAAALRNWAVNLHKELDGTGIQAAHVGIDVSIGTPAVPGFPTAQPEEISPVYWELHTTKRDQAELVFSL; encoded by the coding sequence GTGACCAGCATCGCCATCATCGGAGCCGGCCCCCAGCTGGGCCTGGCCATCGCCCGCACCTTCGGCTCCCAGGGCTTCGACGTCGCCCTGATCTCCCGCAACCGCGAGAAGCTCGACAGTCTCGTCGGCACCCTGACCGGCGAGGACATCACCGCCGCCGCGTTTCCCGCGGACGTGCTCGACCGTGACGCGCTCACCCAGGCACTCAAGGACGCCGCCGCGAAGTTCGGCAGCATCGACGTCCTGGAGTACTCCCCGGTGGGGACCTTCGGCTCCACGGCTATGACCACCCCGGCCGACACCGAACCGTCCCACGTGCAGCACGAGATCGAGTTCCAGCTGTACGGGGCGATCGCCGCCACCAAGGCGGTACTGCCCGCGATGCGCGAGGCCGGTGCGGGCACCCTGCTCTACACGACCGGCGCCGGCTCCATCGACCCCGTGCCGCAGGTCGGCAACGTCAACGCCGCCGCCGCGGCCCTGCGTAACTGGGCGGTCAACCTGCACAAGGAACTGGACGGCACCGGCATCCAGGCCGCCCACGTCGGCATCGACGTGTCGATCGGCACGCCGGCCGTCCCCGGTTTCCCGACGGCCCAGCCCGAGGAGATCTCCCCCGTCTACTGGGAGCTGCACACCACCAAGCGCGACCAGGCCGAGCTCGTCTTCAGCCTCTGA
- a CDS encoding dioxygenase family protein, whose product MTTTTDPSYVDPALINPRAVRLVKAFKDALARMRDEEGLTFDDLNAVTGLLQKAQAATGAPLALVAMPLFSEVFQGGRDGYTPSEEVNSPTYIAGSPRIDNPGVLPMRPDEPGTPLVVSGRVLDGHGRPLEGAKLDIYHAANNGDYSALYDDGVPTYNLRGHLFTDADGRYTFTTVAPVAYADSHIRKVDGVVQAVAALGRSLYRPAHIHYEVHHSDLITPWRGEVYFKGDPVIPVDFVGGTLAPPALQADTVLHEDPKDTAAAGFQGPYRSMEFDFVLKTRTSPDSITPNGTTA is encoded by the coding sequence ATGACCACGACCACCGATCCGTCCTACGTCGACCCGGCACTGATCAACCCCCGCGCAGTCCGTCTCGTCAAGGCGTTCAAGGACGCTCTGGCCCGCATGCGGGACGAGGAGGGACTGACCTTCGACGACCTCAATGCGGTCACCGGCCTGCTGCAGAAGGCCCAGGCGGCCACGGGCGCCCCGCTGGCACTGGTCGCCATGCCGCTGTTCAGCGAAGTCTTCCAGGGCGGCCGGGACGGCTACACCCCCTCCGAAGAGGTCAACAGCCCCACGTACATCGCAGGCTCCCCACGCATCGACAATCCCGGCGTCCTGCCGATGCGACCGGACGAACCCGGCACTCCGCTCGTCGTGTCCGGCCGCGTTCTGGACGGCCATGGTCGGCCGCTCGAGGGCGCCAAGCTGGATATCTACCACGCGGCCAACAACGGCGACTACTCCGCGCTGTACGACGACGGAGTGCCCACGTACAACCTGCGCGGCCACCTGTTCACGGACGCCGACGGCCGCTACACCTTCACCACCGTCGCCCCGGTCGCCTACGCCGACTCCCATATCAGGAAGGTCGACGGGGTCGTCCAAGCCGTCGCAGCCCTCGGGCGCAGCCTCTACCGTCCGGCCCACATCCACTACGAGGTCCACCACTCCGACCTGATCACTCCCTGGCGGGGTGAGGTCTATTTCAAGGGAGACCCGGTCATCCCCGTCGACTTCGTCGGCGGAACCCTGGCCCCTCCCGCGCTGCAGGCCGACACCGTCCTGCACGAGGACCCCAAGGACACAGCAGCCGCAGGCTTCCAGGGCCCCTACCGTTCGATGGAGTTCGACTTCGTCCTCAAGACCCGCACCAGCCCGGACAGCATCACCCCAAACGGAACGACGGCATGA
- a CDS encoding nuclear transport factor 2 family protein: MTDEDATAWALARLNTAFYHHYDRREYDAVLEFFAPDALYERLGQKIRGHGEILDLLNARPGPEELTARHIMGATHFHTIGDTTAQGTVTLLGYGGRPPTESGPAPYTVATGGHIFEQADHYRLDDGHWKITHRTLHQILTPIPD; the protein is encoded by the coding sequence ATGACCGACGAGGACGCGACCGCCTGGGCGCTGGCCCGGCTCAACACTGCTTTTTACCACCACTACGACCGCCGCGAGTACGACGCGGTGCTTGAATTCTTCGCCCCCGACGCCCTCTACGAGCGGCTCGGACAGAAGATACGTGGCCATGGCGAGATCCTGGACCTGCTCAACGCCCGTCCAGGGCCCGAGGAGCTGACCGCCCGCCACATAATGGGGGCCACGCACTTCCACACCATCGGCGACACCACCGCTCAGGGAACCGTCACCCTGCTCGGGTACGGCGGCCGCCCACCCACCGAATCCGGACCCGCCCCCTACACTGTGGCCACCGGCGGACACATCTTCGAACAGGCCGACCACTACCGCCTCGACGACGGGCACTGGAAGATCACCCACCGCACACTCCACCAGATCCTCACCCCGATCCCCGACTGA
- a CDS encoding TetR/AcrR family transcriptional regulator — protein sequence MTPGAQHPDGPAVQPLRSDAERNRERIIAAARTVFARDGLSASMASVAREAGVGIATMFRRFPTKEELVDAVFSDRMGAYADVVTGALEDPDPWNGFVGYIESACAMQAADNGFADVLTMTFPTAKVLEQRRNEAYEAMLRLIDRAKATGRLREDFDPSDLVLIHMANAGVVNATGDAAPDAWRRVVALFIQSLEAPARGPLPGSPGHDALYRAMLRVGQGTTRPVPGKGG from the coding sequence ATGACCCCTGGCGCTCAGCACCCCGACGGTCCCGCCGTTCAGCCTCTGCGCAGTGACGCCGAGCGAAACCGGGAGCGGATCATCGCCGCAGCGCGCACGGTGTTCGCGCGGGACGGCCTGAGCGCCTCCATGGCTTCCGTGGCCCGCGAGGCGGGCGTGGGGATCGCCACCATGTTCCGCCGCTTCCCCACGAAGGAGGAACTGGTCGACGCCGTCTTCTCCGACCGCATGGGTGCCTACGCCGACGTGGTCACCGGTGCCCTGGAGGACCCCGACCCGTGGAACGGTTTCGTCGGCTACATCGAATCCGCCTGCGCGATGCAGGCCGCCGACAACGGCTTCGCCGATGTCCTGACCATGACCTTCCCTACCGCCAAGGTGTTGGAGCAACGCCGTAACGAGGCGTACGAAGCCATGCTGCGCCTCATCGACCGCGCCAAGGCCACCGGCCGCCTGCGCGAGGACTTCGACCCCTCGGACCTCGTACTGATCCACATGGCCAACGCCGGCGTCGTCAACGCCACCGGCGACGCCGCCCCGGACGCCTGGCGGCGCGTCGTCGCCCTGTTCATCCAGTCTCTTGAGGCCCCGGCCCGCGGCCCGCTGCCCGGCTCGCCCGGGCACGACGCGCTCTACAGGGCCATGCTCCGCGTCGGCCAGGGCACCACCAGACCGGTGCCGGGCAAGGGCGGCTGA
- a CDS encoding zinc-dependent alcohol dehydrogenase family protein produces MRGVVMHTAGDVRVEEREDPKIVEPTDAIVKLTATCICGSDLWPYRGIEPADHTLMGHEYVGVVEEVGSDVTTVRPGDFVVGSFVISDNTCEICRAGFQSKCVHAEFVHGGIGTQAEKARIPHADGTLVATPGQPDPELIPALLAASDVLGTGWYAAVAAEAGPGKTVAVVGDGAVGLMAVLAAKQLGAERIIAMSRHPERQKLARYYGATDIVEERGDEGIAKIKELTGGLGAHSVIEAVGTQESFMQAVGATRGGGHLGYVGVNYDVSIPGIELFFAGIHTLGGPAPVRRFLPDLIQLIWDRKIDPGKVFDLTLPLDQAPEGYKAMDERRATKVLLTL; encoded by the coding sequence ATGCGCGGAGTAGTCATGCACACAGCCGGTGACGTTCGGGTCGAGGAGCGCGAGGATCCAAAGATCGTCGAACCCACTGACGCGATCGTGAAGCTGACCGCGACCTGTATCTGCGGCTCCGACCTGTGGCCGTATCGCGGCATCGAGCCCGCCGACCACACGCTCATGGGCCATGAGTACGTGGGAGTGGTGGAGGAAGTCGGCTCGGATGTGACGACCGTCCGCCCCGGGGACTTCGTGGTCGGATCGTTCGTCATCTCGGACAACACCTGCGAGATCTGCCGGGCCGGGTTCCAGTCCAAGTGTGTGCACGCCGAGTTCGTCCACGGGGGGATCGGCACCCAGGCCGAGAAGGCGCGCATCCCGCACGCCGACGGCACGCTGGTCGCCACCCCGGGACAGCCCGATCCCGAGTTGATCCCCGCACTGCTGGCCGCCTCCGACGTGCTCGGCACCGGCTGGTACGCCGCCGTCGCCGCCGAGGCCGGACCCGGCAAGACCGTCGCGGTCGTCGGCGACGGCGCGGTCGGCCTCATGGCTGTCCTCGCCGCCAAACAACTGGGCGCGGAACGCATCATCGCCATGTCCCGGCACCCCGAGCGGCAGAAGCTGGCCCGCTACTACGGGGCCACCGACATCGTCGAAGAACGCGGCGACGAGGGCATAGCGAAGATCAAGGAACTCACCGGCGGGCTCGGCGCGCACTCGGTCATCGAGGCGGTCGGAACCCAGGAGTCGTTCATGCAGGCCGTCGGCGCCACCCGCGGCGGCGGACACCTGGGGTACGTGGGCGTGAACTACGACGTGTCCATCCCCGGGATCGAGCTGTTCTTCGCCGGGATCCACACCCTCGGCGGCCCGGCCCCGGTGCGCCGGTTCCTGCCCGACCTGATCCAGCTCATCTGGGACCGCAAGATCGACCCCGGCAAGGTCTTCGACCTCACCCTGCCCCTCGACCAGGCCCCGGAGGGCTACAAGGCCATGGACGAGCGGCGCGCCACCAAGGTCCTGCTCACCCTCTGA